A single window of Thalassomonas viridans DNA harbors:
- a CDS encoding phage tail protein I — MSDLDLSSGGTVNISSLPANASELEYQLEQVMNIGFSADNLPAVEITRLWQPESCPEPLLPWLAWANGVKNWDDSWPESTRRGVIANSFKVHSYQGTRYAIEKALEPLQLNSHIHEWFEVEPNAEPGTFAIAVDVSEQGITPVLIEQIHDSVSSNKRGSAHYSLSLNLTAKASPLLAMAQLGSSTVTVQPWYASELSSDATFTLASAVSTLNEIKILPAFEQA; from the coding sequence ATGTCTGATCTTGATTTATCCTCCGGCGGTACGGTTAATATCAGCAGTTTGCCGGCCAATGCCAGCGAGCTTGAATATCAGCTGGAGCAAGTGATGAATATCGGTTTCAGTGCCGATAATCTGCCGGCTGTTGAAATAACCAGGCTTTGGCAGCCGGAATCCTGTCCCGAGCCCCTGTTGCCCTGGCTTGCCTGGGCTAACGGGGTTAAGAACTGGGACGATAGCTGGCCTGAATCAACCCGGCGCGGCGTGATTGCCAACTCGTTTAAAGTACATAGTTACCAGGGCACCCGCTATGCCATCGAAAAAGCGCTGGAGCCGCTGCAACTTAACAGCCATATTCACGAATGGTTCGAAGTTGAGCCCAATGCCGAACCCGGAACCTTTGCCATAGCAGTTGATGTTTCAGAGCAGGGGATTACGCCGGTTTTAATTGAGCAGATACATGACTCGGTCAGCAGCAATAAACGCGGCTCCGCCCATTACAGCCTGTCTTTGAATTTAACGGCTAAGGCATCGCCGCTTTTGGCGATGGCCCAGCTTGGCAGCTCAACCGTGACTGTCCAGCCCTGGTATGCCAGCGAGCTGAGCAGTGATGCGACTTTCACATTGGCAAGCGCCGTCAGCACGTTAAATGAGATCAAAATTTTACCTGCTTTTGAGCAGGCTTGA
- a CDS encoding baseplate assembly protein — MSAYNLLDLSRVPVPDIIEALDFESIYQQLKDQLLAINPDYREVLALESEPMAVLLQSFAYRELLLRAQINDATRANMLASATGADLDNIGARYNVGRLVVQEADDSTIPVTPQILEDDTSYRRRIQMAFNGLNTAGSENSYIFHALSADSRVTDADVVSPQPSDIVLTILSKENGDGSASDELLAKVRNYFGLSDDGSALLAQTGSDEPEHGVRPLGDRLTIKSAGVQSYQIRAEISLLAGPGKENTLALVHSALQAYTRENQTLGKKVTLLGIYTALNQAGVDSVNLLQPTQDIQVASDQVAYCSDIILTEVNNV, encoded by the coding sequence ATGTCAGCTTATAATTTATTGGACCTGTCCCGGGTGCCTGTGCCGGATATTATTGAGGCGCTTGATTTTGAAAGTATTTACCAACAGCTGAAAGACCAGCTGCTGGCGATCAACCCGGATTACCGGGAAGTGCTCGCGCTTGAATCCGAGCCTATGGCAGTGTTACTGCAAAGCTTTGCCTACCGCGAGTTGTTATTGCGGGCGCAAATCAATGACGCTACCCGCGCTAATATGCTGGCTTCGGCCACAGGAGCGGATCTCGATAATATCGGCGCCCGTTACAATGTCGGGCGCCTGGTGGTGCAGGAAGCCGATGACAGCACAATCCCTGTGACGCCGCAAATTCTTGAAGACGATACCAGCTACCGCCGGCGCATCCAGATGGCCTTTAACGGCCTTAATACCGCCGGCAGTGAAAACAGCTACATTTTTCATGCGTTAAGTGCCGACAGCCGGGTGACGGACGCCGATGTGGTCAGCCCGCAGCCGAGCGATATCGTGCTGACGATCCTCAGTAAGGAAAACGGCGACGGCAGCGCCAGTGATGAGTTGCTGGCTAAAGTGCGTAATTATTTCGGCCTCAGCGACGACGGTTCAGCCTTGCTGGCGCAAACGGGGAGTGATGAACCTGAGCACGGCGTCAGGCCGCTGGGGGATCGCCTCACCATTAAAAGCGCCGGGGTGCAAAGCTACCAGATCCGGGCAGAGATTTCCCTGCTGGCCGGGCCGGGCAAGGAAAATACTTTGGCTTTGGTGCATTCGGCCCTGCAAGCCTATACCCGGGAAAACCAGACTTTAGGCAAAAAAGTGACCTTATTGGGTATATATACCGCTTTGAACCAGGCGGGGGTCGACAGCGTTAACCTGCTTCAGCCGACACAGGATATCCAGGTTGCCAGCGATCAGGTTGCCTATTGCAGCGATATTATCCTGACCGAGGTAAATAATGTCTGA